Proteins encoded within one genomic window of Alteribacter populi:
- a CDS encoding penicillin-binding transpeptidase domain-containing protein encodes MGEKKQKAHVPVRLNILFFVVFVLFSALILRLGVVQIVQGEEYQEQLERTVNISSPVEAPRGLIYDRYGNVVVDNELQMTVTYTNRRTSTKEMLEVARELNEYITVEPDRINERDQKDFWLLINQEENEMLDLLSVGETVEVLSLEEQRELDLDEEEAYAERLDRITDDHLDLITEEGHEVFAIWREFNAGYNHLPHKVLRGIEYDAAAEIMEQMEHLPGVDIVRDSERKYPYEGSLRGVFGEVGSIPRDHIEQFLANGYTRNEEVGTSYLESQYENVLRGRNGSLENHMNRSGEFLRNPEEKLGSRGNDLILSIDMELQQRVEEIIENEISSSARHFLAEEDAYVVMMDPNTGDVLSMAGLNSDLGTFTSAYEVGSSMKGATVLAGYETGVFNHGEQIIDRTLDLPATPAIRSHQALGRINDLQALERSSNIYMAEVGMRLINYIPGISGTNWGNYHAAYDTLRYYYSQFGLGVETGIDLPNEFIGVDGGYGSPGNMLYLTFGQFDTYTPMQLAQYVSTIANDGYRVAPRLVTEIRDPGKNKHELGSLSKQMEPKVLNRIDMSDQDIQRVQQGFHRVMNGSQGTARQYFNNLDFEAAGKTGTAQVKVNGQDGNNQTLVGYAPYDNPEVAFSIVVPGVAIRDAGGIANRIGVEILEAYFDLKEGRPSGNEIFEDEDMAGVDNTESEEE; translated from the coding sequence ATGGGAGAAAAAAAACAAAAGGCACATGTGCCAGTTAGATTAAACATTCTTTTCTTTGTTGTATTTGTCTTGTTTTCAGCGTTGATTTTACGCTTGGGTGTTGTGCAAATTGTTCAAGGGGAAGAGTATCAAGAACAGCTTGAGAGGACTGTCAATATTAGTTCACCAGTGGAGGCGCCGCGAGGATTAATTTACGATAGGTATGGTAATGTAGTGGTCGATAATGAATTACAAATGACAGTGACCTATACAAACAGACGAACTTCCACAAAAGAAATGCTGGAAGTAGCAAGGGAATTAAACGAGTATATTACAGTAGAACCGGACCGGATAAATGAACGTGACCAAAAAGATTTCTGGCTGTTAATCAATCAGGAAGAAAATGAAATGCTAGATTTACTAAGTGTTGGTGAAACGGTTGAAGTTTTATCCTTGGAAGAGCAAAGAGAGCTAGATCTAGATGAGGAAGAAGCCTATGCTGAAAGGCTTGACCGGATTACGGACGATCACCTTGATCTAATAACTGAAGAAGGTCATGAAGTTTTCGCTATTTGGCGTGAATTCAATGCTGGATATAACCATTTACCGCACAAAGTCCTTCGTGGAATTGAATACGATGCGGCAGCTGAAATTATGGAACAAATGGAGCACCTTCCTGGTGTGGACATTGTTCGTGATTCTGAACGAAAATATCCATATGAAGGTAGTTTGCGCGGTGTCTTTGGTGAAGTTGGCTCAATTCCGCGAGATCATATCGAACAATTTTTAGCCAATGGTTATACGCGAAATGAAGAGGTTGGTACTAGTTATTTAGAGTCACAGTATGAAAATGTCCTTCGTGGTCGTAACGGTAGCCTAGAAAATCATATGAACAGATCTGGGGAGTTTCTCCGTAACCCTGAGGAAAAACTAGGAAGCCGTGGAAATGACCTTATTTTAAGTATTGATATGGAGCTTCAACAGCGGGTAGAAGAGATTATTGAAAATGAAATTTCAAGCTCTGCCCGGCACTTCTTAGCAGAAGAAGATGCTTATGTTGTAATGATGGATCCAAATACTGGTGATGTCCTTTCCATGGCAGGGTTAAACAGTGACCTAGGTACATTTACGAGTGCCTATGAAGTCGGTTCCTCTATGAAGGGGGCAACCGTTTTAGCGGGTTATGAGACGGGAGTATTTAATCACGGAGAACAAATTATTGATCGCACTCTCGATCTTCCAGCCACACCAGCAATTCGTTCCCACCAGGCGTTAGGGAGAATCAATGACCTTCAAGCGTTGGAACGCTCTTCGAATATCTATATGGCTGAAGTCGGAATGCGGTTAATTAATTATATACCGGGTATTTCCGGTACTAACTGGGGTAATTACCATGCAGCGTACGATACTCTTAGGTATTATTATTCTCAGTTTGGTTTAGGTGTGGAAACAGGAATTGACTTGCCGAATGAATTTATCGGAGTGGATGGCGGTTACGGTTCCCCGGGTAATATGCTTTACTTAACATTTGGTCAGTTTGATACGTACACACCAATGCAGCTGGCTCAATATGTATCAACGATTGCCAATGACGGCTACCGAGTAGCCCCGCGACTCGTGACAGAAATTCGTGACCCAGGAAAAAATAAGCACGAATTAGGTTCATTGTCTAAACAAATGGAACCGAAAGTACTCAACCGGATAGACATGAGCGATCAAGATATCCAGCGTGTTCAACAAGGGTTCCATCGTGTAATGAATGGAAGTCAAGGTACAGCAAGACAATATTTTAATAACCTTGACTTTGAAGCAGCTGGAAAAACAGGAACCGCTCAAGTGAAAGTCAACGGCCAAGATGGAAACAACCAGACCTTAGTTGGCTACGCACCGTATGATAACCCTGAGGTAGCGTTTTCGATTGTTGTACCCGGTGTAGCAATTAGGGATGCGGGCGGGATTGCCAACCGCATTGGCGTTGAAATTTTAGAAGCTTATTTTGATCTTAAAGAGGGCCGTCCAAGTGGAAATGAAATTTTTGAAGATGAAGATATGGCTGGTGTTGACAACACTGAGAGTGAAGAAGAATAG
- a CDS encoding endolytic transglycosylase MltG, producing MLTKTGLRGTAAGVFIATTVFAGFLYTSDDQELAAQSSSNVSEEDAIETLETAQYIILTENQYSEMESHQNSLQSKIEELEQFQDAYEEQDRSEEEDRDEETSGDDTIVYQTSLVVQSGMTFGDIASLLERSQVINNRDTFNDYVSDNNVEMDLRQGEFIFDSTMSIEDIVSELTS from the coding sequence GTGTTAACAAAAACAGGATTACGTGGAACTGCAGCTGGAGTGTTTATTGCGACCACTGTGTTTGCAGGCTTCCTTTACACATCAGACGATCAAGAACTAGCGGCACAATCTTCAAGTAACGTGAGTGAAGAAGATGCTATCGAGACACTCGAGACCGCACAATACATTATATTAACGGAAAATCAATATAGCGAGATGGAAAGTCACCAAAATAGCTTGCAATCAAAAATAGAAGAGCTCGAGCAGTTTCAAGATGCTTATGAAGAACAAGATCGTAGTGAGGAAGAAGACAGAGATGAAGAGACTTCAGGCGATGACACGATAGTCTATCAAACATCCCTTGTCGTACAATCAGGAATGACGTTCGGAGATATCGCCAGTCTTTTAGAACGGTCTCAAGTCATCAACAACCGTGATACTTTCAATGATTACGTGAGCGATAATAATGTAGAAATGGATCTTCGACAAGGAGAGTTTATCTTTGATAGTACGATGAGTATTGAAGACATCGTTTCTGAATTAACATCATAA
- a CDS encoding MFS transporter — MKRFLQTLVGDIELNKDLSLLLIIGGLYSLGIALSNTFVNVYLWKQSGQFIDIALYNLAIVVLQPITFLLAGRWAKKIDRIIVLRLGVTFLSVFFTTVLVMGENAGEYLLILGALLGIGYGFYWLSFNVLTFEITEPETRDFFNGFLGILTSFAGMIGPIFAGFIITHMEKLTGYKVIFAISLGVFLLAVVLSFFLNRRSAKGSFHLKGIWNLRKDDDNWRAICRAHFFQGIREGTFIFVIVVWIYVATGSELAIGTYGLVASAVAFVCYYLVGRFIKPSYRKKAILIGGIILYGAIFFIIFDLNFTKLLLYGVTVSIAYPLLLVPYVSLTYDVIGSGWKAAEMRVEYIVVRELFLNFGRVTSVVLFIISVLVLGEEKGIPIILLVLGLGHTVIYWIVKGIHLPHVEEKESYSVLKKK, encoded by the coding sequence ATGAAACGATTCCTCCAGACACTTGTTGGTGATATCGAATTGAATAAAGACTTAAGTTTACTTCTGATTATTGGTGGGCTTTATTCGCTCGGGATAGCGCTGTCAAATACGTTTGTAAATGTTTATTTGTGGAAGCAGTCAGGTCAGTTCATCGATATTGCCTTATATAATTTAGCCATTGTAGTATTACAGCCGATCACTTTTTTATTAGCGGGACGTTGGGCGAAGAAAATAGACCGTATTATTGTTCTTCGCTTAGGTGTGACGTTTTTAAGTGTGTTTTTTACGACTGTTTTAGTTATGGGTGAAAATGCAGGGGAATATCTTTTGATATTAGGAGCATTGCTTGGGATTGGGTATGGATTTTACTGGCTATCCTTTAATGTTCTTACATTTGAAATCACTGAACCAGAAACTCGTGATTTTTTTAATGGCTTTTTAGGAATACTTACATCATTTGCTGGGATGATTGGTCCGATTTTTGCGGGATTTATCATTACACATATGGAAAAATTGACTGGCTACAAAGTGATTTTTGCGATATCTTTAGGAGTTTTTCTCCTTGCTGTTGTCCTTAGTTTCTTTCTTAATCGACGTTCGGCTAAAGGGTCTTTCCACTTAAAGGGTATTTGGAATTTACGAAAGGATGATGACAATTGGCGGGCAATTTGCCGTGCCCACTTTTTCCAGGGTATTAGAGAAGGAACGTTCATTTTTGTGATCGTCGTTTGGATTTATGTAGCAACAGGGAGTGAACTAGCTATAGGTACCTACGGGCTTGTAGCTTCGGCTGTAGCTTTTGTCTGTTATTATCTGGTTGGGCGTTTTATTAAGCCCAGCTATCGAAAGAAAGCTATTCTAATTGGTGGCATTATTTTGTATGGAGCGATATTTTTCATCATTTTTGACCTCAATTTTACGAAACTCCTACTATACGGTGTTACCGTTTCCATTGCTTACCCTCTCCTCCTTGTTCCGTACGTTTCGTTAACCTACGATGTGATTGGAAGTGGATGGAAAGCGGCCGAGATGCGCGTTGAATACATCGTTGTAAGAGAACTCTTTTTAAACTTTGGTCGTGTGACATCTGTGGTATTATTTATTATCTCAGTGTTAGTACTTGGGGAAGAGAAAGGGATTCCAATTATCTTATTAGTTCTAGGACTGGGTCATACGGTAATATATTGGATCGTTAAAGGTATTCATTTGCCTCATGTTGAAGAAAAAGAAAGTTATTCTGTTCTGAAAAAAAAGTAG
- a CDS encoding 5-formyltetrahydrofolate cyclo-ligase translates to MGQKERKGELRANVKERLNAVEQEVLTLNVGKIHEHFFALKEWQKAKTIGVTISVGREVDTYAILKKGFEMGKVMAAPKCDPQTRTLSFYEIASLSDLEDSFYGLKEPDPNKCRLLKDDELDFLLVPGLLFNAKGYRIGYGGGYYDRFLNKNRTIDTCSLCHPLQLSQELPIESHDYPVDIIITSEGIFRT, encoded by the coding sequence ATGGGACAGAAGGAGCGAAAAGGGGAATTGCGAGCGAATGTAAAGGAACGCTTGAATGCAGTCGAGCAAGAGGTTCTTACATTAAATGTAGGGAAAATCCATGAGCACTTTTTTGCCTTGAAGGAATGGCAAAAAGCTAAAACGATTGGCGTGACCATTTCTGTTGGTCGAGAAGTCGATACGTACGCGATTTTAAAGAAAGGATTTGAAATGGGGAAAGTGATGGCTGCACCAAAATGTGATCCACAAACACGTACACTTTCTTTTTATGAAATTGCTTCTCTTAGTGACCTTGAAGACAGCTTTTATGGTTTAAAGGAGCCTGACCCAAATAAATGTCGGCTACTTAAAGATGACGAACTTGACTTCCTTCTCGTACCGGGACTCCTTTTTAACGCAAAAGGGTACAGGATCGGTTATGGCGGAGGATATTATGATCGTTTTCTTAACAAAAACCGCACGATAGATACGTGCTCTCTCTGTCACCCTTTACAATTATCGCAAGAACTCCCGATCGAATCTCATGATTATCCGGTCGATATCATTATTACATCTGAAGGGATCTTTCGGACGTGA
- the rpmG gene encoding 50S ribosomal protein L33, with translation MRVQVTLACTETGDRNYITTKNKRNNPDRIEMKKYSPRLKRHTLHKETK, from the coding sequence ATGCGCGTACAAGTAACTTTAGCTTGCACTGAAACTGGTGACAGAAACTACATTACGACTAAAAATAAACGTAATAATCCAGATCGTATCGAAATGAAGAAATACAGCCCACGCCTTAAGCGTCACACTTTGCACAAAGAGACGAAGTAA